In Methanobrevibacter sp., the DNA window TAATTACTATCAATTTAACCCGTTTTTTTGTTTTCTTTTTGAAATTTACCATTGAAAAATAAGCCAAAAATCTGTTTTTATCTTTAAAATCAACAGGTGTGCTTTGAAATTCAATAATTAAAATCATATCATCCAATTCAATAATAATGTCTGCAATTAAAATTGAAGCATCTATAAAACGTATTTCTGTTGGATTTAATTTTTTCTTTTTAGATTTTATTTTTATTCTCTTTAAAAGCACGTCTATTTCTTCTTCACCAACATCTTTGAAGAGCAAATCTTCTTGTTTTTTAGCCATTAAATCACTTTATTTTAATTAATTAATATTATTTTGTTGTTAATATTATTTAAATTGCTCAGTTTTAAATAAAAACAATTTTTAATGCTTAAAACAATTTTTCAGACTCAAAGCAATATTTCATTATGAAAACAATTTAGGATTTTAAAAAATTTTACCGTAAAGTATTTTATATATAATAAATATATTTGATAATACGTTCTCAGGGCGGAGTGAAATTCTCCACCGGTGGTGATTTTAATAAAATAAGTCCACGAGCACGCAAGTGTTGATTTGGTGTGATTCCAAAACCGACGGTGATAGTCCGGATGAAAGAGAAGATAATAGTTATTTTTAGCCCTGGTTCTAGTATATATAAGGAGTATTACTATGAATCAAGAAACAAATTTAGATAAAGCTCTAGAATCTATAAGAAACGGTGAATTCGTACTAGTTTTTGATGATGACGATAGGGAAGGGGAAGTTGACATGATTATCGCTTCCGAATTTGTAACCCCTAAATCCATTGCAACTATGAGAAACGATGCAGGCGGTTTAATCTGTAATTGTTTACACTCTGATTATTGTGATGCTATTCATTTACCTTTCATGGTAGACATCATGAAAGCAGCAACTGAAAAATATCCGGAACTAGCTGAATTAGCACCAAACGATATTCCATACGATGAAAGATCTTCATTTTCAATTTGGACCAATCACAGAAAATCTTTCACAGGCGTAACAGATCACGACAGAGCAATGACCATTAGTGAAATGGCATTGATGATGAAAGAAGAAAGATTTGATGAATTTGGAGCAACATTTAGATCTCCAGGTCACGTATGTCTTTTAAGAGGAGCAGACGGACTTGTTAAAAATAGAAGGGGACACACAGAAATCGGTCTTGCATTATGTGAAATGGCCGGTGTAACTCCTGTATGTGTAGTTTGTGAAATGATGGATGGT includes these proteins:
- the ribB gene encoding 3,4-dihydroxy-2-butanone-4-phosphate synthase, whose amino-acid sequence is MNQETNLDKALESIRNGEFVLVFDDDDREGEVDMIIASEFVTPKSIATMRNDAGGLICNCLHSDYCDAIHLPFMVDIMKAATEKYPELAELAPNDIPYDERSSFSIWTNHRKSFTGVTDHDRAMTISEMALMMKEERFDEFGATFRSPGHVCLLRGADGLVKNRRGHTEIGLALCEMAGVTPVCVVCEMMDGETGQATSVADARKYAEENGLVLLKGEDIINKYLEE